Proteins encoded in a region of the Zea mays cultivar B73 chromosome 2, Zm-B73-REFERENCE-NAM-5.0, whole genome shotgun sequence genome:
- the LOC100277325 gene encoding uncharacterized protein LOC100277325, with amino-acid sequence MDRRPALAVSPRPPRVPRPPLVPASSVQTPPGSMKKAAAPMRASVCAIPSPVRFEPSPMRASISALPSPIRAEPSPMRARVTAALQPPSRVKLDLAASSPPPARAAADKENFLLAAAPSSPSARVGFDKENLLPAGADAHDELVALNLAAIARTAGTPSGGPLFVRGRLYDLYSARRNERLKRKQDFPFYSEEFASAAVDPETMAENPCVAVELSKRRVAKKAYAASGAESVRRSMPAVDFAACRGGDLGPRSSLRSSKEMKKASAASGAVSMATKVRRVNPRSSVRRF; translated from the exons ATGGACCGCCGTCCTGCTCTCGCCGTCTCTCCGCGCCCGCCCCGGGTGCCCCGCCCGCCCCTCGTGCCAGCCTCCTCCGTGCAAACGCCTCCAG GATCGATGAAGAAGGCGGCGGCTCCGATGCGCGCGTCCGTCTGCGCGATCCCGTCGCCGGTCCGCTTCGAGCCCAGCCCGATGCGCGCCTCCATCTCCGCTCTCCCGTCGCCGATCCGCGCCGAACCGAGCCCTATGCGCGCGCGCGTGACCGCCGCGCTCCAGCCACCAAGTCGCGTCAAGCTCGACCTGGCtgcgtcgtcgcctcctccggcaAGGGCGGCGGCCGACAAGGAGAACTTCCTCCTCGCCGCGGCTCCGTCGTCCCCCTCGGCGAGGGTGGGGTTCGACAAGGAGAACCTCCTCCCGGCCGGCGCGGACGCCCACGACGAGCTTGTGGCGCTCAACCTCGCCGCGATTGCCAGGACAGCGGGCACGCCGTCTGGTGGCCCGCTCTTCGTGCGGGGCAGACTCTACGACCTCTACTCGGCGCGCCGCAACGAGCGGCTCAAGCGCAAGCAGGACTTCCCCTTCTATTCCGAGGAGTTCGCGTCCGCGGCAGTGGACCCCGAGACGATGGCCGAGAACCCCTGTGTCGCCGTCGAGCTGTCCAAACGCCGCGTAGCCAAGAAGGCCTACGCCGCCAGCGGCGCGGAGTCCGTGAGGAGGTCTATGCCAGCCGTCGACTTCGCAGCATGCCGCGGTGGAGACTTGGGGCCGAGGTCCTCGCTCAGGAGCAGTAAGGAGATGAAGAAGGCTTCCGCCGCGTCCGGCGCCGTTTCCATGGCCACCAAGGTGAGGAGGGTCAACCCCAGGTCTTCGGTTCGCCGGTTCTGA